The following coding sequences lie in one Miscanthus floridulus cultivar M001 chromosome 9, ASM1932011v1, whole genome shotgun sequence genomic window:
- the LOC136481684 gene encoding lipase-like PAD4 isoform X1 produces MNDAAGEEEASMFETSHVLGALLASSPLLARAWDRCTAATAAAPGFVVHGEEDGGKVYVGFSGVQAALSAAGAAVAAGGGGADVFAPVGLGGGGDAAAGRMFAPLVAAEPDPATAAGEPVAVQALALQCFLKLCSSPDFQMLLNEIRGKAVVFTGHSLGGAIAALAALHYLCISSSSSPWAPVPPVLCVTFGSPLLGNEALSRAILRERWGGNFCHLVSQHDVVPRLLFCPPDAVPTHIIVGMQLHQWPTRTHQTGAVTTVTMRMADTDKDALRQLIQLHVGAVAMEQKLAAPETTGRSPYRPFGTYVLCSPEGAACVDNATAAVQMLYATFASRSSPGAESPEAAHSCYGELVLKMPQHLLLKRRLRVDDTPSTPNYDDGVSLALEASGIDAMVRAHAMEASTARQWLKTSKRAGRRPSLNCARLATQLGRITPCRAQIEWYKALFDVEMGYYDAFKQRRSPRKYSKVNFNRIKLGQFWDRVLTMLDAGQLPHDFHRRAKWVNAARFYQLLVEPLDIADYHHHGHHRTSGSYMTHGRERRYELFDRWWQEKACTGGDVTSSMSAASASSRRRSKYAGLTQDPCFWARVEEAREQTESARGELDVAELAMKLEELQEFERYSHELVASKEVSVDVFAPQSSYTLWVEEWNQLKLRDEVRTMLLRF; encoded by the exons ATGAACGACGCCGCAGGAGAGGAAGAAGCTTCCAT GTTCGAGACCAGCCATGTCCTGGGCGCGCTGCTGGCCTCCTCGCCGCTGCTGGCGCGCGCCTGGGACCGCTGCacggccgccaccgccgcggcgCCCGGGTTCGTCGTGCACGGCGAGGAAGACGGCGGCAAGGTATACGTGGGGTTCTCCGGGGTGCAGGCCGCGCTGTCGGCGGCAGGCGCGGCGgtggccgccggcggcggcggcgcagacgTCTTCGCGCCGGtggggctcggcggcggcggggacgcgGCGGCGGGGCGGATGTTCGCGCCGCTGGTCGCCGCCGAGCCCGACCCGGCCACTGCCGCGGGGGAGCCGGTTGCCGTGCAGGCGCTGGCGCTGCAGTGCTTCTTGAAACTCTGCAGCTCCCCTGATTTCCAG ATGCTACTGAATGAGATCAGGGGCAAGGCAGTCGTGTTCACGGGCCACTCCCTCGGTGGCGCCATTGCGGCCCTCGCAGCGCTACACTACCTCTGCATCTCATCGTCAAGCTCGCCATGGGCACCTGTTCCTCCTGTCCTGTGCGTCACCTTTGGAAGCCCATTACTAGGCAACGAGGCGCTGTCCAGGGCCATCCTGCGTGAGCGCTGGGGTGGTAACTTCTGCCACCTAGTTTCACAGCACGACGTCGTCCCAAGGCTCCTCTTCTGCCCGCCGGACGCCGTCCCCACGCACATCATTGTCGGAATGCAACTGCATCAATGGCCGACACGGACTCACCAAACAGGCGCGGTGACCACGGTCACCATGCGCATGGCGGACACTGACAAGGACGCGCTCCGGCAGCTGATACAGTTGCACGTTGGCGCTGTGGCCATGGAGCAGAAGCTTGCCGCTCCTGAGACGACAGGCAGGAGCCCGTACCGGCCGTTTGGTACGTACGTGCTGTGCTCCCCCGAAGGCGCGGCGTGCGTGGACAACGCGACGGCTGCGGTACAGATGCTGTACGCTACCTTCGCCTCTCGGAGCTCCCCCGGCGCAGAGTCCCCGGAGGCAGCGCACTCCTGCTACGGCGAGCTCGTTTTGAAAATGCCACAGCATTTGCTCCTTAAGAGACGCCTGCGTGTGGACGACACGCCGTCCACGCCCAACTACGACGACGGTGTGTCCCTCGCGTTGGAGGCCTCCGGCATCGACGCCATGGTGAGGGCACAC GCCATGGAGGCGTCAACTGCGCGGCAGTGGCTGAAGACATCGAAGCGGGCAGGGCGGCGGCCGAGCCTGAACTGCGCTCGCCTGGCAACGCAGCTAGGCCGGATCACGCCGTGCCGTGCGCAGATCGAATGGTACAAGGCGCTGTTCGACGTGGAGATGGGGTACTACGACGCGTTCAAGCAGCGGCGGTCGCCCAGGAAGTACTCCAAGGTGAACTTCAACCGCATCAAGCTGGGCCAGTTCTGGGACCGCGTGCTCACCATGCTCGACGCCGGCCAGCTCCCCCACGATTTCCACCGCCGCGCCAAGTGGGTCAACGCCGCCCGCTTCTACCAGCTCCTCGTCGAGCCTCTCGACATCGCTGACTACCACCACCACGGCCACCACCGGACGAGCGGGAGCTACATGACCCACGGCCGGGAGAGGAGGTACGAGCTGTTCGACAGGTGGTGGCAGGAGAAGGCATGCACGGGCGGCGACGTCACGTCCTCCATGTCGGCAGCGTCGGCGAGCAGCCGGAGACGCAGCAAGTACGCCGGGCTCACGCAGGACCCGTGCTTCTGGGCGAGAGTGGAGGAGGCGAGGGAGCAGACGGAGAGCGCCCGGGGCGAGCTTGATGTGGCGGAGCTGGCGATGAAGCTGGAGGAGCTGCAAGAGTTCGAGCGCTACTCCCATGAGCTGGTGGCAAGCAAGGAGGTGTCCGTCGACGTGTTCGCGCCGCAGTCGAGCTACACGCTGTGGGTGGAGGAGTGGAACCAGCTCAAGCTCAGGGATGAAGTGAGGACAATGTTGCTTCGGTTTTGA
- the LOC136481684 gene encoding lipase-like PAD4 isoform X3 — MFAPLVAAEPDPATAAGEPVAVQALALQCFLKLCSSPDFQMLLNEIRGKAVVFTGHSLGGAIAALAALHYLCISSSSSPWAPVPPVLCVTFGSPLLGNEALSRAILRERWGGNFCHLVSQHDVVPRLLFCPPDAVPTHIIVGMQLHQWPTRTHQTGAVTTVTMRMADTDKDALRQLIQLHVGAVAMEQKLAAPETTGRSPYRPFGTYVLCSPEGAACVDNATAAVQMLYATFASRSSPGAESPEAAHSCYGELVLKMPQHLLLKRRLRVDDTPSTPNYDDGVSLALEASGIDAMVRAHAMEASTARQWLKTSKRAGRRPSLNCARLATQLGRITPCRAQIEWYKALFDVEMGYYDAFKQRRSPRKYSKVNFNRIKLGQFWDRVLTMLDAGQLPHDFHRRAKWVNAARFYQLLVEPLDIADYHHHGHHRTSGSYMTHGRERRYELFDRWWQEKACTGGDVTSSMSAASASSRRRSKYAGLTQDPCFWARVEEAREQTESARGELDVAELAMKLEELQEFERYSHELVASKEVSVDVFAPQSSYTLWVEEWNQLKLRDEVRTMLLRF; from the exons ATGTTCGCGCCGCTGGTCGCCGCCGAGCCCGACCCGGCCACTGCCGCGGGGGAGCCGGTTGCCGTGCAGGCGCTGGCGCTGCAGTGCTTCTTGAAACTCTGCAGCTCCCCTGATTTCCAG ATGCTACTGAATGAGATCAGGGGCAAGGCAGTCGTGTTCACGGGCCACTCCCTCGGTGGCGCCATTGCGGCCCTCGCAGCGCTACACTACCTCTGCATCTCATCGTCAAGCTCGCCATGGGCACCTGTTCCTCCTGTCCTGTGCGTCACCTTTGGAAGCCCATTACTAGGCAACGAGGCGCTGTCCAGGGCCATCCTGCGTGAGCGCTGGGGTGGTAACTTCTGCCACCTAGTTTCACAGCACGACGTCGTCCCAAGGCTCCTCTTCTGCCCGCCGGACGCCGTCCCCACGCACATCATTGTCGGAATGCAACTGCATCAATGGCCGACACGGACTCACCAAACAGGCGCGGTGACCACGGTCACCATGCGCATGGCGGACACTGACAAGGACGCGCTCCGGCAGCTGATACAGTTGCACGTTGGCGCTGTGGCCATGGAGCAGAAGCTTGCCGCTCCTGAGACGACAGGCAGGAGCCCGTACCGGCCGTTTGGTACGTACGTGCTGTGCTCCCCCGAAGGCGCGGCGTGCGTGGACAACGCGACGGCTGCGGTACAGATGCTGTACGCTACCTTCGCCTCTCGGAGCTCCCCCGGCGCAGAGTCCCCGGAGGCAGCGCACTCCTGCTACGGCGAGCTCGTTTTGAAAATGCCACAGCATTTGCTCCTTAAGAGACGCCTGCGTGTGGACGACACGCCGTCCACGCCCAACTACGACGACGGTGTGTCCCTCGCGTTGGAGGCCTCCGGCATCGACGCCATGGTGAGGGCACAC GCCATGGAGGCGTCAACTGCGCGGCAGTGGCTGAAGACATCGAAGCGGGCAGGGCGGCGGCCGAGCCTGAACTGCGCTCGCCTGGCAACGCAGCTAGGCCGGATCACGCCGTGCCGTGCGCAGATCGAATGGTACAAGGCGCTGTTCGACGTGGAGATGGGGTACTACGACGCGTTCAAGCAGCGGCGGTCGCCCAGGAAGTACTCCAAGGTGAACTTCAACCGCATCAAGCTGGGCCAGTTCTGGGACCGCGTGCTCACCATGCTCGACGCCGGCCAGCTCCCCCACGATTTCCACCGCCGCGCCAAGTGGGTCAACGCCGCCCGCTTCTACCAGCTCCTCGTCGAGCCTCTCGACATCGCTGACTACCACCACCACGGCCACCACCGGACGAGCGGGAGCTACATGACCCACGGCCGGGAGAGGAGGTACGAGCTGTTCGACAGGTGGTGGCAGGAGAAGGCATGCACGGGCGGCGACGTCACGTCCTCCATGTCGGCAGCGTCGGCGAGCAGCCGGAGACGCAGCAAGTACGCCGGGCTCACGCAGGACCCGTGCTTCTGGGCGAGAGTGGAGGAGGCGAGGGAGCAGACGGAGAGCGCCCGGGGCGAGCTTGATGTGGCGGAGCTGGCGATGAAGCTGGAGGAGCTGCAAGAGTTCGAGCGCTACTCCCATGAGCTGGTGGCAAGCAAGGAGGTGTCCGTCGACGTGTTCGCGCCGCAGTCGAGCTACACGCTGTGGGTGGAGGAGTGGAACCAGCTCAAGCTCAGGGATGAAGTGAGGACAATGTTGCTTCGGTTTTGA
- the LOC136481684 gene encoding lipase-like PAD4 isoform X2, with translation MNDAAGEEEASMFETSHVLGALLASSPLLARAWDRCTAATAAAPGFVVHGEEDGGKVYVGFSGVQAALSAAGAAVAAGGGGADVFAPVGLGGGGDAAAGRMFAPLVAAEPDPATAAGEPVAVQALALQCFLKLCSSPDFQMLLNEIRGKAVVFTGHSLGGAIAALAALHYLCISSSSSPWAPVPPVLCVTFGSPLLGNEALSRAILRERWGGNFCHLVSQHDVVPRLLFCPPDAVPTHIIVGMQLHQWPTRTHQTGAVTTVTMRMADTDKDALRQLIQLHVGAVAMEQKLAAPETTGRSPYRPFGTYVLCSPEGAACVDNATAAVQMLYATFASRSSPGAESPEAAHSCYGELVLKMPQHLLLKRRLRVDDTPSTPNYDDGVSLALEASGIDAMAMEASTARQWLKTSKRAGRRPSLNCARLATQLGRITPCRAQIEWYKALFDVEMGYYDAFKQRRSPRKYSKVNFNRIKLGQFWDRVLTMLDAGQLPHDFHRRAKWVNAARFYQLLVEPLDIADYHHHGHHRTSGSYMTHGRERRYELFDRWWQEKACTGGDVTSSMSAASASSRRRSKYAGLTQDPCFWARVEEAREQTESARGELDVAELAMKLEELQEFERYSHELVASKEVSVDVFAPQSSYTLWVEEWNQLKLRDEVRTMLLRF, from the exons ATGAACGACGCCGCAGGAGAGGAAGAAGCTTCCAT GTTCGAGACCAGCCATGTCCTGGGCGCGCTGCTGGCCTCCTCGCCGCTGCTGGCGCGCGCCTGGGACCGCTGCacggccgccaccgccgcggcgCCCGGGTTCGTCGTGCACGGCGAGGAAGACGGCGGCAAGGTATACGTGGGGTTCTCCGGGGTGCAGGCCGCGCTGTCGGCGGCAGGCGCGGCGgtggccgccggcggcggcggcgcagacgTCTTCGCGCCGGtggggctcggcggcggcggggacgcgGCGGCGGGGCGGATGTTCGCGCCGCTGGTCGCCGCCGAGCCCGACCCGGCCACTGCCGCGGGGGAGCCGGTTGCCGTGCAGGCGCTGGCGCTGCAGTGCTTCTTGAAACTCTGCAGCTCCCCTGATTTCCAG ATGCTACTGAATGAGATCAGGGGCAAGGCAGTCGTGTTCACGGGCCACTCCCTCGGTGGCGCCATTGCGGCCCTCGCAGCGCTACACTACCTCTGCATCTCATCGTCAAGCTCGCCATGGGCACCTGTTCCTCCTGTCCTGTGCGTCACCTTTGGAAGCCCATTACTAGGCAACGAGGCGCTGTCCAGGGCCATCCTGCGTGAGCGCTGGGGTGGTAACTTCTGCCACCTAGTTTCACAGCACGACGTCGTCCCAAGGCTCCTCTTCTGCCCGCCGGACGCCGTCCCCACGCACATCATTGTCGGAATGCAACTGCATCAATGGCCGACACGGACTCACCAAACAGGCGCGGTGACCACGGTCACCATGCGCATGGCGGACACTGACAAGGACGCGCTCCGGCAGCTGATACAGTTGCACGTTGGCGCTGTGGCCATGGAGCAGAAGCTTGCCGCTCCTGAGACGACAGGCAGGAGCCCGTACCGGCCGTTTGGTACGTACGTGCTGTGCTCCCCCGAAGGCGCGGCGTGCGTGGACAACGCGACGGCTGCGGTACAGATGCTGTACGCTACCTTCGCCTCTCGGAGCTCCCCCGGCGCAGAGTCCCCGGAGGCAGCGCACTCCTGCTACGGCGAGCTCGTTTTGAAAATGCCACAGCATTTGCTCCTTAAGAGACGCCTGCGTGTGGACGACACGCCGTCCACGCCCAACTACGACGACGGTGTGTCCCTCGCGTTGGAGGCCTCCGGCATCGACGCCATG GCCATGGAGGCGTCAACTGCGCGGCAGTGGCTGAAGACATCGAAGCGGGCAGGGCGGCGGCCGAGCCTGAACTGCGCTCGCCTGGCAACGCAGCTAGGCCGGATCACGCCGTGCCGTGCGCAGATCGAATGGTACAAGGCGCTGTTCGACGTGGAGATGGGGTACTACGACGCGTTCAAGCAGCGGCGGTCGCCCAGGAAGTACTCCAAGGTGAACTTCAACCGCATCAAGCTGGGCCAGTTCTGGGACCGCGTGCTCACCATGCTCGACGCCGGCCAGCTCCCCCACGATTTCCACCGCCGCGCCAAGTGGGTCAACGCCGCCCGCTTCTACCAGCTCCTCGTCGAGCCTCTCGACATCGCTGACTACCACCACCACGGCCACCACCGGACGAGCGGGAGCTACATGACCCACGGCCGGGAGAGGAGGTACGAGCTGTTCGACAGGTGGTGGCAGGAGAAGGCATGCACGGGCGGCGACGTCACGTCCTCCATGTCGGCAGCGTCGGCGAGCAGCCGGAGACGCAGCAAGTACGCCGGGCTCACGCAGGACCCGTGCTTCTGGGCGAGAGTGGAGGAGGCGAGGGAGCAGACGGAGAGCGCCCGGGGCGAGCTTGATGTGGCGGAGCTGGCGATGAAGCTGGAGGAGCTGCAAGAGTTCGAGCGCTACTCCCATGAGCTGGTGGCAAGCAAGGAGGTGTCCGTCGACGTGTTCGCGCCGCAGTCGAGCTACACGCTGTGGGTGGAGGAGTGGAACCAGCTCAAGCTCAGGGATGAAGTGAGGACAATGTTGCTTCGGTTTTGA